The Coffea arabica cultivar ET-39 chromosome 3c, Coffea Arabica ET-39 HiFi, whole genome shotgun sequence genome contains a region encoding:
- the LOC140037956 gene encoding uncharacterized protein → MALVLRYVDKEGCIRERFFGVIHVRDTMALTLKEAIFSTLSQHNLAIHNIRGQGYDGASNRRGEWNGLQALICHECPYAYYVHCLAHRLQLALVAASKEVASVHQFFSNLVFIINIVTASSKRNDELKEAQAIEVPTKIANGELETGRELNQIGTLKRAGDTRWGSHLDSILVY, encoded by the coding sequence ATGGCTCTTGTTTTGAGATATGTAGATAAGGAAGGATGCATCCGTGAACGGTTTTTTGGTGTTATTCATGTCCGTGATACTATGGCTTTAACTTTGAAGGAAGCTATTTTTTCTACTCTCTCTCAACATAATTTGGCCATTCATAACATTCGTGGACAAGGGTATGATGGAGCTAGTAATAGGAGAGGTGAATGGAATGGCTTGCAAGCTTTAATATGCCATGAATGTCCATATGCCTATTATGTTCATTGTTTGGCCCATAGGCTTCAACTTGCTTTAGTTGCAGCTTCTAAAGAAGTAGCTTCTGTTCACCAATTCTTCTCCAATTTAGTTTTTATTATCAACATTGTTACTGCATCTAGCAAACGTAATGATGAATTAAAGGAGGCTCAAGCAATTGAAGTTCCTACTAAGATTGCTAATGGTGAACTTGAAACTGGAAGGGAGCTGAATCAAATTGGCACTTTAAAACGAGCTGGAGATACTCGTTGGGGTTCTCATTTGGATTCTATTCTAGTTTACTGA